In Deinococcus maricopensis DSM 21211, the sequence CACTGACGCTCAGGACTGTGCCGGGCGCGCCGTGCCCACCCGTGGGGTGCAGCTGGTTCAGTTTCAGCAGGCGCCCACGCCACGTCGTGAACGTGCCCGGCCACGCGTACACGCCGCGGTACCGGTCGTACACCTGCGAGGCCGTGTCCGTCCAACGCACCCGCCCGTCGTCCTTCTCGAGCATGCGCGCGTGCGTGGCGAGCGTGTGGTCCTGCACGGTAGGGGAGAGGGTGCCCACGCGCGCGAGGGCGTCCACAATCAGGCGCGCCGCCTGCGCGCTCAGGTGCGCGCTGAGGTCCACGCTCGTCCAGTGCAGGTCGATGTCGAGCGGCTCCTGCAGCAGGACCGGGCCGGTGTCCATGCCCTCGTCCGTGACCATGATGGTCGTGCCGGTCACGCGTTCCCCTTCGATCAGCGCCCACTGGATGGGCGCCGCCCCCCGGTACTTCGGCAGCAGGCTGGTGTGCGTGTTCAGGAACCCGTAGCGGGGCACCGTGAGCAGGCTGCCGGGCAGGATCTTCCCGTACGCGCACGTGACGGCCACGTCCGCACCGCTGTCCCGCAAGGTCGCCTCGAAGTCGGCGTTGCCGCGCAGCTTCTTCGGCTGCGCGAGCGGCAGGCCCAGCTCGGTGGCGCGCGCGGCCACGGGCGGCGGCGTGAGCTTCAGGCCGCGCCCGACCGGCTTGTCCGGCTGCGCGACGACCAGCACCACCTCGAACTGTGCGCGGATCGCTTCCAGCACGGGTAGGGCGAACGCCGGGGACCCGAAGAACGCCACGCGCCGCGGCGCGTCGGTCATGCGCCCTCCAGGCTGCGGCGCTCGTCGAGCAGCTTCAGGAACGCCTTGGCTTTGCGCTGCATGGCCGCGAGGTCCTTGCGGTGGTCGTCCGTCACCTCGGCGGGCAGGCGGTCCAGGAAGAAGCGCCCGTCGAGGTGGTCCACCTCGTGCTGGAACACGCGCGCGAGGTAGTCCTCGGCCTCCACGACCTTGCGTTGCCCGTCGAGGTTCAGGTACGTCATGCGCACCGCCCGGTCGCGTTTCACGCCCTCTTCGTAGATGCCGGGGATGCTCAGGCAGCCTTCCTGGTAGTGGCTGTCCTTTTTCTTGTTCAGGACTTCCAGCACGGGGTTGATGGCCACGAATTCGCGCAGCACGCGGGAACGCAGCGGCGTCTCCTGGCCTTCGTCCT encodes:
- the fmt gene encoding methionyl-tRNA formyltransferase; translation: MTDAPRRVAFFGSPAFALPVLEAIRAQFEVVLVVAQPDKPVGRGLKLTPPPVAARATELGLPLAQPKKLRGNADFEATLRDSGADVAVTCAYGKILPGSLLTVPRYGFLNTHTSLLPKYRGAAPIQWALIEGERVTGTTIMVTDEGMDTGPVLLQEPLDIDLHWTSVDLSAHLSAQAARLIVDALARVGTLSPTVQDHTLATHARMLEKDDGRVRWTDTASQVYDRYRGVYAWPGTFTTWRGRLLKLNQLHPTGGHGAPGTVLSVSEAGLTVACGEGAVLVATVQPEGKRAMPAADWWRGAGGQLGDPFRADA
- the def gene encoding peptide deformylase, with translation MPSTPSPNVYPIRLYGDPILRKKARAIEDLQAPLTIPGFAPAALAQVARTMLETMYDAHGVGLAAPQVGLGVRMFVAAEYADDEDEGQETPLRSRVLREFVAINPVLEVLNKKKDSHYQEGCLSIPGIYEEGVKRDRAVRMTYLNLDGQRKVVEAEDYLARVFQHEVDHLDGRFFLDRLPAEVTDDHRKDLAAMQRKAKAFLKLLDERRSLEGA